The Musa acuminata AAA Group cultivar baxijiao chromosome BXJ1-8, Cavendish_Baxijiao_AAA, whole genome shotgun sequence genomic sequence AATGTTCTCCTGAATCATAATCAGCATTCTGTGGGTTTCAAGTTCAAGATCAAAGGAGTTGCTGTAAGAAGACTTGCTTTTACTGCCAGATTATTTGTTGATTTATACATATAAACATTTCAAACTCTACTGCTCAGATTGGGAACCCACTTCTCAAGCTCGATCGGGATATTCCAGCAACATATGAGTTTTTCTGGTCACATGGCATGATTTCTGATGAGATAGGCCTGACGATCATTaacgaatgtgattttgaggattacACCTTCAGCAGTGCACATAATGTGAGCAAATCATGCAATGATGCAATTCTGGAGGCAAATGCCGTGGTTGGGGACTACATAAATTCATATGATGTGATTCTGGATGTCTGTTATCCTTCACTCGTGGAGCAAGAGTTAAGATTACGAAAATATGTATGTGTATCTATTCAATCTTTTGTATTATTTCATAGAAATTTTACTATAACAAATACTTGCAAAGTTTTCATCTAATTCTCTTTTTTTGCGTCCGTGTCAAACCTCAGGTCACTAAGCTGAGTGTTGGTGTTGATGTTTGCATGTCCTATGAAAGGCGTTTCTATTTCAACCTTCCAGAAGTTCAACATTCTCTTCATGCTAACAGGACAAAATTGCCTTATCCTTGGAGCATGTGTAGTAAGTAGGTGTTTTTATTCTTATCCCAATCGATATTTGTATTTTTTGTATAGATATGACAAAATCTAACATGCGAATCAGAGATGATTTGATCTATCAGTTAAGAGCAAACTgagctttttataaataacatgaCAGTTCATTGCTGGTCATGTTTTAACACTATAAGGAGAGCATGATTCTCTTTTAATATAATAGAGGAAGCATAATGATTCCAGAATTGGATATCGAGAAAATATGATTAACATATATAGCATAAGGAAAAAAATTAGCATATTCAACTTTTAAGAATATGAACTATATTAAGAAAGAAATTGGTTATTAGTCCTCTCTCTGTACACCACAAAGGCTATTCAATAGAAAGAGTAAATTCTATCTGCTAAAATGAGGCTATACTGAAGTCGAACTTAGTTTATGCCTCTGccaatttttcttttattttttttgaagaaaATATTCTCAGAGTTGTTAACATCTGTTGAAATGGTTCTTACTTGAAATGAAATGCAAGATATCCAGTTCTTCTTATTATTCTTGAAAGTTATCCGAGAAACAGTATTGCTGATAACTATGAAATTTTGGAACCAAAATATGTCAGCTAgcaaatcaaagaacaaaattttCTCTTTGTATTACAATGATATCGGATTCCTGGGGACTCCTACTATGGTTCTTAACCTAACGATATACGGAACTGAAATTTTCTTGTCTAATTATTTAACAAATCATCTTGTGAATGTTTTCTTTCATATATTGTTATTCCTTTAATTCACAAAATCAAGGTAAATATGAAATCGATCTCTCACTATCGAATGCAGCTGGTGGTTATTTCTCACAATTTCTTTTGCTGATTTTACAAATGATTCTTTGTCAGTGTCCTAAACTACAGCTACACCGATGGTAATATCAATATCCTGCCCTTGCTCAAGAGAATTGTTAAGCATCAAATACCAGTTTGGGTTTTCAGGTAAAGTCTGATGTTTGCAAACATTGAACATCTACCCAGTATTATATGTTTCATACTCAGGCTAAAAATCTTTGTTCAACATCTTGTGGCTACAGTGGTGACCAAGATTCTGTCGTGCCGCTCTTGGGCTCTCGAACGCTTGTGCGAGAATTAGCTCATGACCTGAAATTTGGAATAACAGTCCCTTACAGTAATTGGTTTTACAAAGGCCAGGTATTCAAATATCCTCTGTGGCTTTTTGTTATTTCAAATGCTATTTTTCGGATTTCCTTGTTATTCTCGAATACATTCGATCACATAGGAATGATAAGTATAACATGGATCTTCATCTTGTTCTTATCGTTTACTGGAAAAAGAATAATTAATTCACAGTTGTCTCTTGTAATTAATACCAATGTGTTTACTCACAATGTTTGTATTAGGTGGTCACAATATAGAACTAAGATGGCGAAACTGTGTTCGTACAATTTCAATCTTTGTTACCATGCTCTTATTGATTTCTTTTTAACCAACTTATCCATGTATTTAAGCTCATCGCCTTCTTTCTAATTATGACAAGGTCGGCGGCTGGGTAACAGAATACGGGAACCTATTGACTTTTGCGACGGTAAGAGGTGCATCTCACATGGTTCCATTTGCACAACCTGGGCGAGCTCTTCGCCTGTTCGCATCATTTGTTCATGGCCAAAGGTTGCCAAACTCGACATACCCTCCAATCGATTAAATGACAATAGATGAAGAAGGAAGCAGCAAACTGTTTCTGATTTCCTTTTAACAGTTCAGCCATTTGTTATTCTGACAATTGCCTCATTGAATAAAAGTTTCAAGTTGTTCATTCCTTGTCATAGATTGCTGCTGCAGTTGTGAAGTTCTTAAGCTGTTATCATACATGTTTCTGATTCCTGAGACTGTTTCTTCTTCATTTATATGGAAGTCTTTGGGTTTCATTTTTGTCTATTCATTTTCTGATATGTTTTCTGCTCCCCATTTCTCTTTTGAGAACAAGTTTGCATCAGTCATCAGCCACATGAAACAAAACTGAGGAAGATAGATACATGGATCGATTGATCTACtgagaataagttgaaaatgaggtAAATTTAGCTTACAAGACCACACAAACCACAGCAGAGGAAGCAAAACAAAGCATGGAGGATCTTATCTACTAGCTTATTGGTGAATTAATAATGTATTAGATAAAACTTGATCTCATACTTGTACCATTGAATTGCATTGATAGAAGATGTTGTACCCATATTTCTAATGTAAGACTTGGGCTTCTGAGTAATCAAATCCATGTCTCCTTGTAATCACGCCATAACTTTGTTTTTAAGCATTCCTTTTATTTAGCCTTTAAGCTTAGAATAATTGATTTATTAGCTTATTGAGGCACGTGATGTGCCCGATGATCCTATGTCGATAATCAATTCATTATGATTCGGTTTGAACAATAAATCCAATCAGAACTAAATCGATCAATAGTTTCATGGTTTTGAACTAAATCAGAAATCGAAACTGAACTAAAccgattgaaaaaaaaaagattaagataTAAATAATTTACATAATATAGTGATTAGTATTTCCAACTCATAGCCTATGGATTCTAATCTTTataaaatctttttattttttttctcttttttatcaatcgAAAGTGATAGTTCGTAACCTAAGATCTAATCAaaatcttataagtcaatctaaaTCTTTATCTAGAAATAATATAAGAGTAAACTGAGATATTACAAGTATTACTCCACAATATCAAGGTATTCGATATTTTGCTTGTATTGGCAGGATAGGAAACAATATATTGAAGGCAAGAAAAGCTTAATCATCTAAGTTCATAGACTTTTTGGTAGATATGGCAGTATTAGCTAACCTATTATTGTAAAGCCCTACCAAAGCACCCATCACACTCAATGCTTATTCTCCCTACCAAAAGCACCCATCACACTCAATCTCTAAGTTAGGTGAAGCCTCCCCTAGAAAGCTGTCTTTAGGAGCCACCCACATTTCCTTAGGAGGCAGAACAGCTGATTCATCGCTATGTGTGACATCAATATCTGTTTAGTTAGACTCATGACTTTTATTAGAATAgccaaaatgatataaaatttcttTTCTAACAATATATGATAAATAACATAACTCAATtcaatcaaaatttttatttattaatttaaatcaaCTAATATCTTTTCTCCTCACGATGATGACCTCTAAAGAATGACCAATTCAATATACTTTAAACCTGAATTACATGAGAAAGAAAACCTAAAGTCATCGATATGGTGTCAAGTTAGCAAAGGTTTTCAACGTGATTCTtatgatatctaatttaataattttaataaaaataaaaaaaaatcatatctacGACTTCTTTTTATAGTCAATATTCtaatagtaaataaaaaaaattctctaaaataaataaaaaaatatttatgaaatatatatgtatatttttttcaaatgagttatgaaatatatatttttttcaaaaatcattaaataaaattttaaaatttcaaattttcataaaTGGGTGCGAtgattaccaaaaaaaaaatttaaaccctTAATTTTAACAAATGAGTTGATATCAATAATTTAGGCATAAAGAGATATATGACTCTGCTCTCCGCCGTCCCACGCCGGTCGGTCGACACAAATGTGGCGACTAAAGTCACGAGGCATAGTAATATTCTTCTGCTGCGATGGGTACGACACGTTTCTCTCGGCACGCTTTCCGATGCTCCCGCTGATTCCCGCGAAACGCGTCACGAATTCGCGTGCGGAACGATACCGAGGGTCGCACTAGAAACCCACGGGTCGATTCCCCTGTTCCGGCGCATAGTTTTAGACGTCTCTCTTCTCGGCATCCCACCGACTCAACTCGTCAGTTATTATGTTCGTCTCACCCACGGGTACATCATACCGAAAAGGCCGATGCGGGGCACTGTACTCCGAAACCGGGTCCTCGTCACGCCGTTGTATGAGATCGGGAGGCGTCCACGCGACCATACTGTGAGAAAAGCATGGGAGAGGTAGGACTCGATTTGTGTTcctcaccctctctctctctctcgcgcttGGTGGCTATATATAGCTGTGTCGATCCCCGCTCTTCTCTGCGAATGTGCATTGTATCTGTGTAGGGAGGAAAAAGAGTGGCAGAGATGTCGAGCACGGCTGGTCAGGTCATCAGATGCAGAGGTAGGTGTCGATTGTGATGATGGAGTCGTAATGCTTGGGTTGGTTTTGGTTTAGTGCTGAATGATGTTTTCTGCAGCTGCGGTTGCTTGGGAGGCTGGGAAGCCGCTGGTGGTCGAAGAGATCGAGGTGGCTCCTCCAAAGGCCATGGAAGTTCGGGTGAAGATCCTCTACACTTCTCTTTGCCACACCGACGTCTACTTCTGGGAAGCTAAGGTACCATCAAAGACGCTACCTTTGAGATGTACCATGTTATGGTTATATTAGCCGTGTGTTCTGTGATTTGCAGGGCCAGACTCCGGTGTTTCCTCGGATCTTTGGCCACGAAGCAGGAGGGTATGCATCCACATTTCATGTCAATTGATTCATTGGAGTTGTTCTTTGGTCGTGATTGTGGTTTGGTGATGTTAGAGTTGTGGAGAGTGTGGGGGAGGGTGTCACCGGTCTTGCTCCGGGAGACCATGTCCTGCCTATTTTCACGGGAGAATGCGGAGAATGTGCTCACTGCAAGTCCCAAGAAAGCAACATGTGTGATCTCCTCAGAATAAACACCGACAGAGGAGTGATGATAGGTGATGGGCAGTCGAGGTTCTCCATCAACGGAAAGCCGATCTACCATTTCTTGGGCACCTCTACCTTCAGCGAGTACACCGTCATCCATGTTGGTTGTCTCGCCAAGATCAACCCTTCGGCTCCTCTTGATAAAGTCTGTGTTGTTAGCTGTGGCATTTCAACAGGTGATTGGCAGATGCTGTGCATGGGATCTATGGAGTGTTATTATGGACATCGCTTCTGATCCTTGTGCTTGTTAATCTCTTGTAGGTTATGGTGCTACTGTCAATGTTGCAAGACCACCAAAAGGCTCAACAGTTGCGGTTTTTGGCCTTGGAGCTGTAGGACTTGCAGTGAGTTTCTTCCTCTATCTCATCTTGTCATTACATCTCGCACATCACTTCATTGGTTTGAGAACATGTGATGTATGTACTACTAGGCTGCTGAAGGGGCAAGGGCCTCAGGGGCATCAAGGATAATTGGTGTTGATCTTAATCCTAGCAGATTTGAGGGAGGTGAGATTACTCAAAACTCTTACTGCATGCACATCTCTAAGTTTGATGCTCCTTACATTTTGATCTGTGAGTAATTTGTTCTGACTCCATTGGTTTTTGTCACCAGCTAAGAAGTTTGGTGTAAATGAGTTTGTGAATCCAGCAGACCATAAGAAACCAGTTCAAGAGGTTTGTTTCTAATGTTAATTATTCATGCTGGTATATTGCTCCTTACATTATCATGTCATTGTGCAAAACCTTGCATTTCTATACTAGTATAGAATCGTTAACATTGTATTACcaagaataatattttttcatGTTTGTCAATGcaaataagagaaaaagaaaagtgaaTGTTAAGGACTTAATACCAAACTAATATTGTACTAAAACACCAAGAAATGGCACTATATGAATCAGTGTAGCAAGAAGGACCCTGATACTGTTATGTAACATTCCATTAGGAAAACATCGAAAACCTAAGAAGAAAGTGTAGAAATTCTATGTGAAATGTTTACAATATTGATAATACAAGTCACTAAAATCTTCCATCTGGTAAAGACAAGAACTTCAAGGAAAAACCAGAGTTCATTGAACTGTTTAAGATCCATTTTGGAAATATTGCAGCCAAAATGCAAAAAATGGTTGATATGAAAGAAGTCTCACATTGCTGCAATTTAATTGTTGGTGTTTCCTTATTTTGATAATGAGAGTTGAATAGCAATGGAATGGATACCCGTCTCTGTTTCATCCACACCACCTTTCATTACATGGAAACACCTCTCCTGAGTTCTACCTTGAAATGTATTCTTTGCACCAACTGCAATGATGTGTCCC encodes the following:
- the LOC135581182 gene encoding serine carboxypeptidase-like 42 isoform X2, which produces MEWLRRPCLVAVVVLLVAWRGVEGSPEEDLVVRLPGQPKVGFRQYAGHVDVDVKAGRSLFYYLAEADGDAHKKPLTLWLNGGPGCSSVGGGAFTELGPFYPRGDGRGLQINKMSWNKVSNLLFVESPAGVGWSYSNTTSDYNRDDESTANDMYIFLLRWYDKFPEFRSRDLFLTGESYAGHYIPQLANVLLNHNQHSVGFKFKIKGVAIGNPLLKLDRDIPATYEFFWSHGMISDEIGLTIINECDFEDYTFSSAHNVSKSCNDAILEANAVVGDYINSYDVILDVCYPSLVEQELRLRKYVTKLSVGVDVCMSYERRFYFNLPEVQHSLHANRTKLPYPWSMCSNVLNYSYTDGNINILPLLKRIVKHQIPVWVFSGDQDSVVPLLGSRTLVRELAHDLKFGITVPYSNWFYKGQVGGWVTEYGNLLTFATVRGASHMVPFAQPGRALRLFASFVHGQRLPNSTYPPID
- the LOC135581182 gene encoding serine carboxypeptidase-like 42 isoform X1 translates to MLSRSRLLDLHVCVFLLRWFRCFGYQDFSFLHLEMVWQFSSTVLLLALYGLLGVAALDVVPADACSWICELLPDAGLDLVKDCRICLCSCECLDRPGCSSVGGGAFTELGPFYPRGDGRGLQINKMSWNKVSNLLFVESPAGVGWSYSNTTSDYNRDDESTANDMYIFLLRWYDKFPEFRSRDLFLTGESYAGHYIPQLANVLLNHNQHSVGFKFKIKGVAIGNPLLKLDRDIPATYEFFWSHGMISDEIGLTIINECDFEDYTFSSAHNVSKSCNDAILEANAVVGDYINSYDVILDVCYPSLVEQELRLRKYVTKLSVGVDVCMSYERRFYFNLPEVQHSLHANRTKLPYPWSMCSNVLNYSYTDGNINILPLLKRIVKHQIPVWVFSGDQDSVVPLLGSRTLVRELAHDLKFGITVPYSNWFYKGQVGGWVTEYGNLLTFATVRGASHMVPFAQPGRALRLFASFVHGQRLPNSTYPPID
- the LOC135588523 gene encoding alcohol dehydrogenase 1-like, which produces MSSTAGQVIRCRAAVAWEAGKPLVVEEIEVAPPKAMEVRVKILYTSLCHTDVYFWEAKGQTPVFPRIFGHEAGGVVESVGEGVTGLAPGDHVLPIFTGECGECAHCKSQESNMCDLLRINTDRGVMIGDGQSRFSINGKPIYHFLGTSTFSEYTVIHVGCLAKINPSAPLDKVCVVSCGISTGYGATVNVARPPKGSTVAVFGLGAVGLAAAEGARASGASRIIGVDLNPSRFEGAKKFGVNEFVNPADHKKPVQEVLAEMTNGGVDRSIECTGNINAMISAFECVHDGWGVAVLVGVPHKDAVFKTHPVNFLNERTLKGTFFGNYKPRSDIPGVVEKYMNKELELEKFITHSVTFSEINKAFDYMLQGVGLRCIIRMDG